In a single window of the Notamacropus eugenii isolate mMacEug1 chromosome 4, mMacEug1.pri_v2, whole genome shotgun sequence genome:
- the MCOLN1 gene encoding mucolipin-1 isoform X3, which translates to MERGAVKPRGRAPRETLDSDKEESCVLSPFAERAPLLSPSSSPSYGSQGESLPVSEEEDLRRRLKYFFMSPCDKFRAKGRKPFKLMLQVAKILIVTIQLILFGLSNQIVVMFREENTVAFKHLFLKDYTDGADDSYAVYTQADLNQSIIFAVDQYLQIPEQSLGRYAYVPGGGGPGANGSALALCQQYYRHGHIDPANDTFNIDPMVVTDCIGVDPEERFPLPPDQEFLLSPSGGSSYKNFSLKFHKLINVTIRFQLKTINLQTIINNEIPDCYTFTILITFDNKAHSGRVPVRLETSAHIQECKHPSVFGRGDNRFRLFFDVVVILTCALSFLLCARSLLRGFLLQTEFARFLCRRQGHTLSLWERLEFVNGWYILLVASDILTISGTIMKIGIEAKNLASYDVCSILLGTSTLLVWVGVIRYLTFFQKYNILIATLRVALPSVMRFCCCVAVIYLGYCFCGWIVLGPYHVKFRSLSMVSECLFSLINGDDMFVTFAAMQAHSGLVWLFSQLYLYSFISLFIYMVLSLFIALITGSYETIKQHQSEGEAQGSQLQAYIAKCQDSPTSGKFRRGSGTACSLLCCCCSREPLQENSLLVN; encoded by the exons AGAGAGCACCACTGCTTAGTCCCAGCTCTAGTCCTAGCTATGGGTCCCAGGGAGAATCCCTGCCTGTCAGCGAGGAGGAGGATCTGCGCCGGCGTCTCAAGTATTTCTTTATGAGCCCCTGTGACAAGTTCCGGGCCAAGGGCCGAAAGCCGTTCAAGCTGATGCTGCAGGTTGCCAAGATCCTCATCGTCACCATCCAG CTCATCCTGTTTGGGCTCAGTAACCAGATTGTGGTGATGTTTCGAGAGGAGAACACAGTGGCCTTCAAACACCTCTTCCTCAAGGATTATACAGATGGGGCTGATGATAGCTATGCTGTCTACACTCAGGCTGACCTTAACCAGTCCATCATCTTTGCTGTGGATCAG TACTTGCAGATCCCTGAGCAGTCCCTGGGCAGATATGCCTATGTGCCTGGTGGGGGCGGCCCTGGGGCAAACGGCTCGGCCCTAGCTTTGTGCCAACAGTATTATCGCCATGGGCACATCGACCCTGCCAATGACACCTTCAACATCGATCCAATGGTGGTCACTG ATTGCATTGGGGTGGACCCTGAAGAGCGGTTCCCTCTGCCCCCAGACCAGGAATTCCTTCTGTCCCCATCCGGAGGCAGTAGCTACAAGAACTTCTCACTCAAGTTTCACAA GCTGATCAACGTCACGATCCGTTTCCAGCTCAAGACCATCAACTTGCAGACCATTATCAACAATGAAATCCCAGACTGTTATACCTTTACCATCTTG ATTACATTTGACAACAAAGCCCACAGTGGGCGAGTCCCTGTCCGCTTAGAGACCAGTGCCCACATTCAAGAGTGTAAACACCCCAGCGTCTTTGGGCGCG GAGACAACCGGTTTCGCCTCTTCTTTGACGTGGTCGTGATTCTGACCTGTGCCCTGTCCTTCCTGCTCTGTGCCCGTTCCCTGCTGCGTGGTTTCCTGCTGCAAACT GAATTTGCCCGTTTCCTGTGTCGCCGCCAGGGTCACACCTTGAGCCTGTGGGAGCGGCTGGAATTTGTCAATGGCTGGTACATCCTTCTTGTGGCCAGTGACATACTCACCATATCTGGCACTATCATGAAGATTGGCATTGAGGCCAAG AACTTGGCCAGCTACGATGTCTGCAGTATCCTTCTAGGCACCTCCACTCTGCTTGTCTGGGTTGGCGTCATCCGATATCTTACCTTCTTTCAGAAGTACAAT ATCCTCATTGCCACCCTCCGCGTGGCCTTGCCCAGCGTCATGCGCTTCTGCTGCTGCGTGGCTGTCATCTACCTAGGCTACTGTTTCTGTGGCTGGATAGTTCTGGGGCCCTACCATGTGAAG ttccgcTCCCTGTCCATGGTGTCCGAGTGCCTCTTCTCCCTCATCAACGGGGATGACATGTTCGTGACTTTCGCGGCCATGCAGGCGCACAGCGGCCTGGTCTGGCTCTTCTCCCAGCTCTACCTCTACTCCTTCATCAGCCTCTTCATTTACATGGTCCTCAGCCTCTTCATCGCCCTCATCACCGGCTCCTACGAGACCATCAAG CAGCACCAGTCGGAGGGCGAGGCCCAGGGCAGCCAGCTGCAGGCCTACATCGCCAAGTGCCAGGACAGCCCCACGTCCGGCAAGTTCCGGCGCGGCAGCGGCACCGCCTGCAGCCTcctgtgctgctgctgctccaG GGAACCCTTGCAGGAAAACTCCCTGCTCGTGAACTGA
- the MCOLN1 gene encoding mucolipin-1 isoform X2 — protein MADPAGRSGSERAPLLSPSSSPSYGSQGESLPVSEEEDLRRRLKYFFMSPCDKFRAKGRKPFKLMLQVAKILIVTIQLILFGLSNQIVVMFREENTVAFKHLFLKDYTDGADDSYAVYTQADLNQSIIFAVDQYLQIPEQSLGRYAYVPGGGGPGANGSALALCQQYYRHGHIDPANDTFNIDPMVVTDCIGVDPEERFPLPPDQEFLLSPSGGSSYKNFSLKFHKLINVTIRFQLKTINLQTIINNEIPDCYTFTILITFDNKAHSGRVPVRLETSAHIQECKHPSVFGRGDNRFRLFFDVVVILTCALSFLLCARSLLRGFLLQTEFARFLCRRQGHTLSLWERLEFVNGWYILLVASDILTISGTIMKIGIEAKNLASYDVCSILLGTSTLLVWVGVIRYLTFFQKYNILIATLRVALPSVMRFCCCVAVIYLGYCFCGWIVLGPYHVKFRSLSMVSECLFSLINGDDMFVTFAAMQAHSGLVWLFSQLYLYSFISLFIYMVLSLFIALITGSYETIKQHQSEGEAQGSQLQAYIAKCQDSPTSGKFRRGSGTACSLLCCCCSRYPDRGGGARAGSPAHFPPLPFCFAGNPCRKTPCS, from the exons AGAGAGCACCACTGCTTAGTCCCAGCTCTAGTCCTAGCTATGGGTCCCAGGGAGAATCCCTGCCTGTCAGCGAGGAGGAGGATCTGCGCCGGCGTCTCAAGTATTTCTTTATGAGCCCCTGTGACAAGTTCCGGGCCAAGGGCCGAAAGCCGTTCAAGCTGATGCTGCAGGTTGCCAAGATCCTCATCGTCACCATCCAG CTCATCCTGTTTGGGCTCAGTAACCAGATTGTGGTGATGTTTCGAGAGGAGAACACAGTGGCCTTCAAACACCTCTTCCTCAAGGATTATACAGATGGGGCTGATGATAGCTATGCTGTCTACACTCAGGCTGACCTTAACCAGTCCATCATCTTTGCTGTGGATCAG TACTTGCAGATCCCTGAGCAGTCCCTGGGCAGATATGCCTATGTGCCTGGTGGGGGCGGCCCTGGGGCAAACGGCTCGGCCCTAGCTTTGTGCCAACAGTATTATCGCCATGGGCACATCGACCCTGCCAATGACACCTTCAACATCGATCCAATGGTGGTCACTG ATTGCATTGGGGTGGACCCTGAAGAGCGGTTCCCTCTGCCCCCAGACCAGGAATTCCTTCTGTCCCCATCCGGAGGCAGTAGCTACAAGAACTTCTCACTCAAGTTTCACAA GCTGATCAACGTCACGATCCGTTTCCAGCTCAAGACCATCAACTTGCAGACCATTATCAACAATGAAATCCCAGACTGTTATACCTTTACCATCTTG ATTACATTTGACAACAAAGCCCACAGTGGGCGAGTCCCTGTCCGCTTAGAGACCAGTGCCCACATTCAAGAGTGTAAACACCCCAGCGTCTTTGGGCGCG GAGACAACCGGTTTCGCCTCTTCTTTGACGTGGTCGTGATTCTGACCTGTGCCCTGTCCTTCCTGCTCTGTGCCCGTTCCCTGCTGCGTGGTTTCCTGCTGCAAACT GAATTTGCCCGTTTCCTGTGTCGCCGCCAGGGTCACACCTTGAGCCTGTGGGAGCGGCTGGAATTTGTCAATGGCTGGTACATCCTTCTTGTGGCCAGTGACATACTCACCATATCTGGCACTATCATGAAGATTGGCATTGAGGCCAAG AACTTGGCCAGCTACGATGTCTGCAGTATCCTTCTAGGCACCTCCACTCTGCTTGTCTGGGTTGGCGTCATCCGATATCTTACCTTCTTTCAGAAGTACAAT ATCCTCATTGCCACCCTCCGCGTGGCCTTGCCCAGCGTCATGCGCTTCTGCTGCTGCGTGGCTGTCATCTACCTAGGCTACTGTTTCTGTGGCTGGATAGTTCTGGGGCCCTACCATGTGAAG ttccgcTCCCTGTCCATGGTGTCCGAGTGCCTCTTCTCCCTCATCAACGGGGATGACATGTTCGTGACTTTCGCGGCCATGCAGGCGCACAGCGGCCTGGTCTGGCTCTTCTCCCAGCTCTACCTCTACTCCTTCATCAGCCTCTTCATTTACATGGTCCTCAGCCTCTTCATCGCCCTCATCACCGGCTCCTACGAGACCATCAAG CAGCACCAGTCGGAGGGCGAGGCCCAGGGCAGCCAGCTGCAGGCCTACATCGCCAAGTGCCAGGACAGCCCCACGTCCGGCAAGTTCCGGCGCGGCAGCGGCACCGCCTGCAGCCTcctgtgctgctgctgctccaGGTACCCGGATCGTGGGGGCGGGGCGCGCGCGGGCTCTCCTGCCCACTTCCCacctctgcctttctgctttGCAGGGAACCCTTGCAGGAAAACTCCCTGCTCGTGA
- the MCOLN1 gene encoding mucolipin-1 isoform X4 produces MADPAGRSGSERAPLLSPSSSPSYGSQGESLPVSEEEDLRRRLKYFFMSPCDKFRAKGRKPFKLMLQVAKILIVTIQLILFGLSNQIVVMFREENTVAFKHLFLKDYTDGADDSYAVYTQADLNQSIIFAVDQYLQIPEQSLGRYAYVPGGGGPGANGSALALCQQYYRHGHIDPANDTFNIDPMVVTDCIGVDPEERFPLPPDQEFLLSPSGGSSYKNFSLKFHKLINVTIRFQLKTINLQTIINNEIPDCYTFTILITFDNKAHSGRVPVRLETSAHIQECKHPSVFGRGDNRFRLFFDVVVILTCALSFLLCARSLLRGFLLQTEFARFLCRRQGHTLSLWERLEFVNGWYILLVASDILTISGTIMKIGIEAKNLASYDVCSILLGTSTLLVWVGVIRYLTFFQKYNILIATLRVALPSVMRFCCCVAVIYLGYCFCGWIVLGPYHVKFRSLSMVSECLFSLINGDDMFVTFAAMQAHSGLVWLFSQLYLYSFISLFIYMVLSLFIALITGSYETIKQHQSEGEAQGSQLQAYIAKCQDSPTSGKFRRGSGTACSLLCCCCSREPLQENSLLVN; encoded by the exons AGAGAGCACCACTGCTTAGTCCCAGCTCTAGTCCTAGCTATGGGTCCCAGGGAGAATCCCTGCCTGTCAGCGAGGAGGAGGATCTGCGCCGGCGTCTCAAGTATTTCTTTATGAGCCCCTGTGACAAGTTCCGGGCCAAGGGCCGAAAGCCGTTCAAGCTGATGCTGCAGGTTGCCAAGATCCTCATCGTCACCATCCAG CTCATCCTGTTTGGGCTCAGTAACCAGATTGTGGTGATGTTTCGAGAGGAGAACACAGTGGCCTTCAAACACCTCTTCCTCAAGGATTATACAGATGGGGCTGATGATAGCTATGCTGTCTACACTCAGGCTGACCTTAACCAGTCCATCATCTTTGCTGTGGATCAG TACTTGCAGATCCCTGAGCAGTCCCTGGGCAGATATGCCTATGTGCCTGGTGGGGGCGGCCCTGGGGCAAACGGCTCGGCCCTAGCTTTGTGCCAACAGTATTATCGCCATGGGCACATCGACCCTGCCAATGACACCTTCAACATCGATCCAATGGTGGTCACTG ATTGCATTGGGGTGGACCCTGAAGAGCGGTTCCCTCTGCCCCCAGACCAGGAATTCCTTCTGTCCCCATCCGGAGGCAGTAGCTACAAGAACTTCTCACTCAAGTTTCACAA GCTGATCAACGTCACGATCCGTTTCCAGCTCAAGACCATCAACTTGCAGACCATTATCAACAATGAAATCCCAGACTGTTATACCTTTACCATCTTG ATTACATTTGACAACAAAGCCCACAGTGGGCGAGTCCCTGTCCGCTTAGAGACCAGTGCCCACATTCAAGAGTGTAAACACCCCAGCGTCTTTGGGCGCG GAGACAACCGGTTTCGCCTCTTCTTTGACGTGGTCGTGATTCTGACCTGTGCCCTGTCCTTCCTGCTCTGTGCCCGTTCCCTGCTGCGTGGTTTCCTGCTGCAAACT GAATTTGCCCGTTTCCTGTGTCGCCGCCAGGGTCACACCTTGAGCCTGTGGGAGCGGCTGGAATTTGTCAATGGCTGGTACATCCTTCTTGTGGCCAGTGACATACTCACCATATCTGGCACTATCATGAAGATTGGCATTGAGGCCAAG AACTTGGCCAGCTACGATGTCTGCAGTATCCTTCTAGGCACCTCCACTCTGCTTGTCTGGGTTGGCGTCATCCGATATCTTACCTTCTTTCAGAAGTACAAT ATCCTCATTGCCACCCTCCGCGTGGCCTTGCCCAGCGTCATGCGCTTCTGCTGCTGCGTGGCTGTCATCTACCTAGGCTACTGTTTCTGTGGCTGGATAGTTCTGGGGCCCTACCATGTGAAG ttccgcTCCCTGTCCATGGTGTCCGAGTGCCTCTTCTCCCTCATCAACGGGGATGACATGTTCGTGACTTTCGCGGCCATGCAGGCGCACAGCGGCCTGGTCTGGCTCTTCTCCCAGCTCTACCTCTACTCCTTCATCAGCCTCTTCATTTACATGGTCCTCAGCCTCTTCATCGCCCTCATCACCGGCTCCTACGAGACCATCAAG CAGCACCAGTCGGAGGGCGAGGCCCAGGGCAGCCAGCTGCAGGCCTACATCGCCAAGTGCCAGGACAGCCCCACGTCCGGCAAGTTCCGGCGCGGCAGCGGCACCGCCTGCAGCCTcctgtgctgctgctgctccaG GGAACCCTTGCAGGAAAACTCCCTGCTCGTGAACTGA